From Brassica oleracea var. oleracea cultivar TO1000 chromosome C3, BOL, whole genome shotgun sequence, a single genomic window includes:
- the LOC106329411 gene encoding asparagine synthetase [glutamine-hydrolyzing]-like isoform X1 has translation MQRESRNALCALYFFATTEKMCGILAVLGCTDDSQAKRVRVLELSRRLRHRGPDWSGIYQHEDNYLAHERLAIVDPDSGDQPLFNEDKTIVVTVNGEIYNHEELRKDLKNHKFRTGSDCDVISHLYEEHGENFVDMLDGVFSFVLLDTKHNSFMVARDAIGVTSLYIGWGLDGSVWISSEMKGLHEDCEHFEVFPPGHLYSSKSGRFKQWYNPPWYNESVPSTPYEPLAVRRAFEDAVTKRLMSDVPFGVLLSGGLDSSLVASITARHLAGTKAAKRWGSQLHSFCVGLEGSPDVKAGKEVADYLGTVHHEFHFTVQDGIDAIEDVIYHVETYDVTTIRASTPMFLMSRKIKSLGVKMVLSGEGSDEIFGGYLYFHNAPNKQEFHQETCRKIKALHKYDCLRANKATSAFGLEARIPFLDKEFINTVMSLDPESKMIKPEEGRIEKWVLRRAFDDEERPYLPKHILYRQKEQFSDGVGYSWIDGLKAHAAENVNDKMMSNAAHIFPHNSPLTKEAYYYRMIFERFFPQNLARLTVPGGATVACSTAKAVEWDANWSNNMDPSGRAAIGVHLSDYDDNSKVAVSSPSPKTVEDTPMMMGQGVVIQT, from the exons ATGCAACGCGAAAGCCGAAACGCACTATGTGCACTTTACTTCTTCGCGACAACT GAAAAAATGTGTGGGATTCTTGCCGTTCTAGGATGCACCGACGATTCTCAGGCCAAGAGAGTTCGTGTTCTTGAGCTTTCTCGCAG ACTGAGGCACAGAGGACCTGACTGGAGTGGAATATACCAGCATGAAGACAATTACTTGGCCCATGAACGTCTAGCGATCGTCGATCCTGACTCTGGTGACCAACCTCTCTTCAACGAGGACAAGACCATTGTTGTCACA GTTAATGGAGAGATTTATAACCATGAGGAGCTGAGAAAGGATCTGAAGAATCACAAGTTCCGTACCGGCAGTGATTGTGACGTCATTTCTCATCTG TACGAGGAGCATGGTGAGAATTTTGTGGATATGCTGGATGGAGTCTTCTCCTTCGTGTTGCTGGACACAAAACATAACTCATTCATGGTAGCTCGTGACGCTATTGGTGTTACTTCACTTTACATTGGTTGGGGACTAGACGGATCTGTGTGGATATCTTCAGAGATGAAAGGCTTACATGAGGATTGTGAACATTTCGAAGTGTTTCCTCCAGGTCATTTGTACTCAAGCAAATCAGGAAGGTTTAAGCAATGGTACAATCCTCCTTGGTACAACGAGTCAGTTCCTTCGACGCCTTATGAGCCTCTCGCAGTTAGACGTGCCTTTGAAGAC GCTGTGACTAAGCGGTTGATGAGTGATGTTCCATTTGGAGTTTTACTCTCAGGTGGTCTTGATTCTTCTCTTGTAGCTTCCATCACTGCCCGTCACTTGGCTGGTACTAAAGCAGCTAAGCGATGGGGTTCTCAGCTTCATTCCTTCTGCGTCGGTCTTGAG GGCTCGCCGGACGTGAAGGCGGGAAAAGAAGTGGCGGATTATTTGGGGACGGTGCACCATGAGTTCCATTTCACGGTGCAGGACGGGATTGATGCGATTGAGGATGTGATTTACCATGTTGAGACATATGATGTGACGACAATTAGAGCTAGCACGCCGATGTTCTTGATGTCCCGGAAAATCAAGTCTCTAGGTGTTAAGATGGTTCTCTCCGGTGAAGGTTCTGATGAGATCTTTGGAGGGTATCTTTACTTCCACAACGCACCTAACAAGCAAGAGTTTCACCAAGAAACCTGTCGCAAG ATCAAGGCTCTTCACAAATACGACTGTTTAAGAGCCAACAAAGCTACCTCTGCCTTTGGTCTAGAGGCGCGTATTCCATTTTTGGACAAAGAGTTTATCAACACTGTAATGTCTCTTGACCCTGAATCCAAAATG ATCAAACCAGAGGAAGGAAGGATTGAGAAATGGGTTCTAAGGAGAGCCTTTGACGATGAAGAACGTCCTTATTTACCAAAACACATTCTCTACAGGCAGAAAGAGCAGTTTAGTGATGGTGTTGGCTACAGTTGGATTGATGGCCTCAAAGCCCATGCTGCTGAAAAT GTTAATGACAAGATGATGTCGAACGCTGCACATATCTTCCCTCACAACTCTCCACTCACCAAAGAAGCTTACTATTACAGAATGATCTTTGAGAGGTTCTTCCCACAG AACTTGGCAAGGCTAACTGTTCCTGGAGGTGCGACCGTGGCGTGCTCGACCGCAAAGGCAGTGGAGTGGGATGCAAACTGGTCCAACAATATGGATCCATCGGGAAGAGCCGCTATCGGAGTTCACCTCTCGGACTACGACGACAACAGTAAGGTGGCAGTGTCATCGCCTTCTCCTAAGACAGTTGAAGACACGCCGATGATGATGGGACAAGGAGTTGTGATTCAGACATGA
- the LOC106332797 gene encoding E3 ubiquitin ligase BIG BROTHER-related: MDNQEEDPKQPPNKLPDDLTLFEQANSEVALAASQANSHFPPRIHDLASSRFSMMESDGESEEEGDEGRNDNYYEYFHSNGFGEYEDEINDFLEDQESNSYVEEDDFLEEEDEIDPDQLSYEELIALGEFIGVEKRGLTQTEISTCLKPSSYVFSHNKNEIDRCVVCQMEFEEGESLVILRLCNHSYHSECITKWLQTKKVCPICGSEPSHG; encoded by the coding sequence ATGGATAACCAAGAAGAAGATCCCAAGCAACCTCCAAACAAACTTCCGGATGATCTAACCCTCTTCGAGCAAGCAAATTCAGAAGTTGCTCTTGCTGCCTCCCAAGCTAATTCCCATTTCCCCCCTCGTATCCATGATTTGGCCTCCTCAAGGTTTTCCATGATGGAAAGTGACGGAGAATCTGAAGAAGAAGGCGACGAAGGAAGAAATGACAACTACTACGAGTATTTCCATAGCAATGGGTTTGGAGAATACGAAGATGAAATCAATGATTTTCTTGAGGACCAAGAAAGCAACTCTTACGTTGAGGAGGATGATTTCCTTGAGGAAGAAGACGAGATTGACCCCGACCAGTTGTCTTACGAGGAACTGATTGCACTTGGAGAATTCATCGGAGTTGAAAAACGTGGCCTGACGCAGACCGAAATATCCACGTGTCTGAAGCCATCTAGCTACGTATTTTCACATAACAAAAACGAGATTGATCGTTGTGTGGTTTGCCAAATGGAGTTTGAAGAAGGAGAATCTTTGGTCATACTCCGACTTTGTAACCATTCGTACCACTCTGAATGTATAACCAAATGGCTTCAGACAAAGAAAGTTTGTCCCATTTGCGGCTCTGAACCATCTCACGGATAA
- the LOC106329411 gene encoding asparagine synthetase [glutamine-hydrolyzing]-like isoform X2: MQRESRNALCALYFFATTEKMCGILAVLGCTDDSQAKRVRVLELSRRLRHRGPDWSGIYQHEDNYLAHERLAIVDPDSGDQPLFNEDKTIVVTVNGEIYNHEELRKDLKNHKFRTGSDCDVISHLYEEHGENFVDMLDGVFSFVLLDTKHNSFMVARDAIGVTSLYIGWGLDGSVWISSEMKGLHEDCEHFEVFPPGHLYSSKSGRFKQWYNPPWYNESVPSTPYEPLAVRRAFEDAVTKRLMSDVPFGVLLSGGLDSSLVASITARHLAGTKAAKRWGSQLHSFCVGLEGSPDVKAGKEVADYLGTVHHEFHFTVQDGIDAIEDVIYHVETYDVTTIRASTPMFLMSRKIKSLGVKMVLSGEGSDEIFGGYLYFHNAPNKQEFHQETCRKIKALHKYDCLRANKATSAFGLEIKPEEGRIEKWVLRRAFDDEERPYLPKHILYRQKEQFSDGVGYSWIDGLKAHAAENVNDKMMSNAAHIFPHNSPLTKEAYYYRMIFERFFPQNLARLTVPGGATVACSTAKAVEWDANWSNNMDPSGRAAIGVHLSDYDDNSKVAVSSPSPKTVEDTPMMMGQGVVIQT; this comes from the exons ATGCAACGCGAAAGCCGAAACGCACTATGTGCACTTTACTTCTTCGCGACAACT GAAAAAATGTGTGGGATTCTTGCCGTTCTAGGATGCACCGACGATTCTCAGGCCAAGAGAGTTCGTGTTCTTGAGCTTTCTCGCAG ACTGAGGCACAGAGGACCTGACTGGAGTGGAATATACCAGCATGAAGACAATTACTTGGCCCATGAACGTCTAGCGATCGTCGATCCTGACTCTGGTGACCAACCTCTCTTCAACGAGGACAAGACCATTGTTGTCACA GTTAATGGAGAGATTTATAACCATGAGGAGCTGAGAAAGGATCTGAAGAATCACAAGTTCCGTACCGGCAGTGATTGTGACGTCATTTCTCATCTG TACGAGGAGCATGGTGAGAATTTTGTGGATATGCTGGATGGAGTCTTCTCCTTCGTGTTGCTGGACACAAAACATAACTCATTCATGGTAGCTCGTGACGCTATTGGTGTTACTTCACTTTACATTGGTTGGGGACTAGACGGATCTGTGTGGATATCTTCAGAGATGAAAGGCTTACATGAGGATTGTGAACATTTCGAAGTGTTTCCTCCAGGTCATTTGTACTCAAGCAAATCAGGAAGGTTTAAGCAATGGTACAATCCTCCTTGGTACAACGAGTCAGTTCCTTCGACGCCTTATGAGCCTCTCGCAGTTAGACGTGCCTTTGAAGAC GCTGTGACTAAGCGGTTGATGAGTGATGTTCCATTTGGAGTTTTACTCTCAGGTGGTCTTGATTCTTCTCTTGTAGCTTCCATCACTGCCCGTCACTTGGCTGGTACTAAAGCAGCTAAGCGATGGGGTTCTCAGCTTCATTCCTTCTGCGTCGGTCTTGAG GGCTCGCCGGACGTGAAGGCGGGAAAAGAAGTGGCGGATTATTTGGGGACGGTGCACCATGAGTTCCATTTCACGGTGCAGGACGGGATTGATGCGATTGAGGATGTGATTTACCATGTTGAGACATATGATGTGACGACAATTAGAGCTAGCACGCCGATGTTCTTGATGTCCCGGAAAATCAAGTCTCTAGGTGTTAAGATGGTTCTCTCCGGTGAAGGTTCTGATGAGATCTTTGGAGGGTATCTTTACTTCCACAACGCACCTAACAAGCAAGAGTTTCACCAAGAAACCTGTCGCAAG ATCAAGGCTCTTCACAAATACGACTGTTTAAGAGCCAACAAAGCTACCTCTGCCTTTGGTCTAGAG ATCAAACCAGAGGAAGGAAGGATTGAGAAATGGGTTCTAAGGAGAGCCTTTGACGATGAAGAACGTCCTTATTTACCAAAACACATTCTCTACAGGCAGAAAGAGCAGTTTAGTGATGGTGTTGGCTACAGTTGGATTGATGGCCTCAAAGCCCATGCTGCTGAAAAT GTTAATGACAAGATGATGTCGAACGCTGCACATATCTTCCCTCACAACTCTCCACTCACCAAAGAAGCTTACTATTACAGAATGATCTTTGAGAGGTTCTTCCCACAG AACTTGGCAAGGCTAACTGTTCCTGGAGGTGCGACCGTGGCGTGCTCGACCGCAAAGGCAGTGGAGTGGGATGCAAACTGGTCCAACAATATGGATCCATCGGGAAGAGCCGCTATCGGAGTTCACCTCTCGGACTACGACGACAACAGTAAGGTGGCAGTGTCATCGCCTTCTCCTAAGACAGTTGAAGACACGCCGATGATGATGGGACAAGGAGTTGTGATTCAGACATGA